A stretch of the Musa acuminata AAA Group cultivar baxijiao chromosome BXJ2-7, Cavendish_Baxijiao_AAA, whole genome shotgun sequence genome encodes the following:
- the LOC103991844 gene encoding pectinesterase-like, producing MATLLANLVILYFNFLLVLKVAANDPISWCNQTPHPQVCSSMLENEIAESISQSDFRDVLLRATTARTVLALRQISSMDMTLLDKPAKAALADCLKLYNDTIIRLQHSMRSSSSIEDSQTWLSAAKANERTCRDGFVELGSTFPLASSSFVTNHLSESLSNMLAVNIATPRDNPPPKNRRLLSDGFPRWVKAADRKLIQTGVTIKPDLVVAKDGSGNYKTISEAVAASVNLRQTTSRFVIYVKAGVYSETVDIALNMVNLMMVGDGKDDTIVTGSKNVVDGTSTFNTATFRVDGEGFIGQDMGFENTAGPEKHQAVALRSSADRSVFYRCSFKGYQDTLYVHTNRQFYRNCDIYGTVDFIFGDAAVVFQNPKIYVRKPMDRQKNTVTAQGRDDFHENTGIVMHAAFVMAAPDLKPVQGSFQTFLGRPWQQYSRTVYLLSRLDDLVDPAGWLAWNKNMSVSNLYYAEFQSKGDRADTSKRVNWPGYHVLTTDQEAEPFTAGKFLSGDSWIRTTGVPYASGLYG from the exons ATGGCCACGCTGTTAGCAAATTTAGTCATCCTCTACTTCAACTTCTTATTAGTGCTCAAGGTGGCCGCCAATGATCCAATCTCATGGTGTAACCAAACGCCTCACCCTCAAGTGTGCAGTTCGATGCTCGAAAATGAGATTGCTGAGTCCATCTCCCAATCGGACTTCCGCGACGTTCTCCTCCGGGCCACCACGGCCCGCACCGTCCTTGCCCTCCGTCAAATATCATCCATGGACATGACTCTGTTAGACAAGCCGGCGAAGGCAGCATTGGCTGATTGCTTGAAGCTGTATAACGACACCATCATCCGTCTTCAACACTCCATGCGTTCTTCTTCGTCCATCGAAGACTCTCAGACGTGGCTAAGCGCCGCAAAGGCTAATGAACGGACGTGCAGGGATGGCTTTGTGGAGCTCGGTTCCACCTTCCCCTTAGCATCCTCGTCCTTCGTCACCAACCACCTATCGGAATCACTTTCCAACATGCTCGCCGTTAACATAGCAACGCCGAGGGACAACCCGCCTCCTAAGAACCGCCGGTTGCTATCCGACGGGTTTCCACGGTGGGTAAAGGCAGCTGATCGCAAACTTATCCAGACGGGCGTAACCATAAAACCCGATCTTGTGGTGGCTAAAGATGGCTCCGGGAACTACAAGACCATCTCAGAAGCAGTCGCGGCGTCGGTAAACCTACGGCAAACCACGTCAAGATTTGTGATCTACGTCAAGGCTGGTGTCTACAGTGAGACCGTCGATATCGCCCTGAACATGGTGAACTTAATGATGGTTGGAGACGGGAAAGATGACACCATAGTAACCGGTAGTAAGAACGTCGTAGATGGCACCTCAACGTTCAATACTGCTACCTTTC GTGTCGACGGCGAAGGTTTCATTGGGCAAGACATGGGCTTCGAGAACACGGCTGGACCTGAGAAGCATCAAGCCGTCGCACTTCGTTCGTCTGCGGACAGATCCGTGTTCTACCGCTGCAGCTTCAAGGGATACCAAGACACTCTCTACGTCCACACAAACCGGCAGTTCTACCGTAATTGTGACATCTACGGTACGGTGGACTTCATCTTCGGTGACGCCGCCGTGGTGTTCCAAAACCCCAAGATTTATGTGAGGAAGCCGATGGACAGGCAGAAGAACACGGTGACGGCCCAGGGCCGAGACGACTTCCATGAGAACACTGGCATCGTGATGCATGCCGCTTTTGTCATGGCCGCGCCAGACCTGAAGCCGGTGCAGGGGTCATTCCAGACCTTTCTCGGCCGGCCATGGCAGCAGTACTCTCGAACGGTTTACTTGCTGTCAAGGTTGGATGACCTAGTTGATCCTGCTGGGTGGCTCGCGTGGAACAAGAACATGAGCGTGAGCAATTTGTACTATGCGGAGTTCCAGAGCAAGGGCGACCGTGCTGATACCAGCAAACGAGTAAATTGGCCAGGCTACCATGTCCTAACAACTGATCAGGAAGCCGAACCTTTCACCGCCGGAAAATTTTTGTCCGGTGACTCGTGGATTCGAACCACGGGGGTCCCTTATGCCTCCGGGCTTTATGGATAG